The sequence below is a genomic window from Deltaproteobacteria bacterium.
ATATCCATTGATCACCTTAGCTACGTCACTACCTTTAACGTAAACCCTTGAACCCGGTTTGCTAACTCTTTTTATTCCTTCTACGACGCTGTTTTTCTGATCATCATATTTGAGAGCGATCTTCAAAATGCCCTGCTTATTATCTTTCTCTATCTTGTAGCCCTTAATGTAACCTTCACTTTTCAGGACCTTTGCAATTTCCGTTTTCAACTTTGAAGCGGGAATTTCTGCAACATCTTTTTTTACCATTGTTGCGTTTCTTATCCTGGTCAACATATCAGCTAAAGGATCTGTCATTGCCATATCTAACTCCTTAACCTTCTCACCAACTCGATTTAATCATTCCAGGAATAACACCCTTAAGAGACATTTCTCTCAGGCAAATCCTGCACATATCAAATTTTCTGTAATAACCTCTTGGTCTTCCACAAACAGGACACCTGTTGTATTCACGCACCTTGAATTTAGCAGGTTTCTTATTTTTCTCTACCAATGCTTTTCTTGCCAAAGTCTCCTCCTTATTTTTTGAAAGGCATGCCGAGTTGAGTCAATAAGGATCGACCCTCTTCATCAGTACCACCAGTCGTCACTATTGTTATATTCAGACCTTTTACCTTGTCTACTTTATCGATATCGATATCCGGGAATATGATATGCTCTTTTATTCCCAGCGTATAATTGCCTCTTCCATCAAATCCTTTTTTGGGCAAGCCCCTAAAATCTCTAATCCTTGGGATGGCCGCTCCAATAAGCTTATCAAAAAAAGCATACATATTATCACCCCTTAGAGTAACACAACAACCGATAGGCATTCCTTCTCTTAGCTTAAAACCTGCTATGGACTTCTTCGCTCTTGTTATTACAGGTCTCTGGCCTGCAATCAATGCCATCTCTTCCGCTGCGGCATCTAGCACTTTTATGTTCTGAACTGCCTCGCCCACTCCAATATTAAGCACGATCTTTTCAAGCTTTGGAACTTGATGTTTATTCTTATAACCAAACTCTTTAATAAGCTTAGGCTCAATTTCCTTACTATAGGTTTCTTTTAAACTCGCCATCTTCTATGCTCCTACCTGTCTATAATCTCGCCACATTTAGCGCAAGCCCTTACTTTATTACCGTTGTCAAGAATCTTCTTCATGATTTTAACAGGAGCATCGCACTTCTGGCAAAGATAACTTACATTTGAAACATGTATTGGCGATTCCTTCTCCATTATGCCACCGCCACCCTGAGAATCCTGGCGAAGGTGCCTTTTTACTATATTGACCTTCTCTACGAGCACCTTCTGACGAACGTTTACAATCTGGATAATTTTACCTCGCTTACCCCGATCTTTTCCCGTTGTCACGACAACGGTGTCACCTTTTTTCAAACCTAAATTAGCTTGCAACATCTTTTCTCCTCCCTATAAAACTTCAGGGGCCAATGATACAATTTTCATAAACTTCCTGGCTCTAAGCTCCCTCGCTACAGGGCCAAAAATCCTCGTTCCGACAGGTTCCATATTCTTATCGATAATGACTGCGGCATTATCATCAAAACGTATGAATGAGCCATCAGGTCTACCGATTTCCTTAACTGTTCTCACAATAACCGCTTTATGTACATCACCTTTTTTGACCTTTGCGTTAGGTATTGATTCTCTCACAGAGACCACAATAACATCGCCGATTTTTGCAGTTTTTCTTTTAGAGCCACCCAGAACTTTGAAGCAGTAAACCTTTTTTGCTCCAGAATTATCAGCGACATTCAAAATAGTTTGCATCTGTATCATTTTATAAACTCCGCTAAGAAATTACTTAGACTGCTTTTTCTATAATATCTTTCAACAACCAGCGTTTGTCTTTACTGATCGGTCTGCATTCCTGAATTAAAACCTTATCTCCCGCAGCAGCCGTATTATTAACATCATGAACCTTGTACTTAGCCGTTCTTCTGAGCTGCTTATTATACTTAGGGTGTCTAAACTGTCTCTCTACAGCAACAACGGCAGTACCTTCCATCTTGTCACTGATTACTGTCCCGATGAGGGTTCTTCTGTTTACTGTATCAGTCATGCCTCACTCGATCCTTCCTTGGCCAATCTTTCTTTTCTAAGGGTATTAACTCTTGCAATATCTCTTCGTAGTTCTTTTAATCTTGCTGTATTTTCAAGCTTGCCTATAGCATGCTGAAAGTTCAAATTAAAAAGTTCTTCCCGAAAATCCGTTTCCTTTTGATTGAGTTCCTCAAGAGCCAATTCTCTTAGTTCACTGCTTTTCATTTTTGACTCTCCCTCGACACAAATCTCGTTGCCACAGGCAACTTGTGAGCCGCCAGTCTAAGAGCTTCCCTGGCAACACTCTCTTCAACACCTTCCATTTCATAGAGAATCACACCCGGCTTAATTACTGCAACCCAACCCTCTGGAGAACCTTTACCTTTTCCCATTCGGGTTTCGGCCGGCTTTGATGTAACCGGTTTATCAGGAAATGCTCTGACCCAAACCTTACCACCTCTTTTTATATGTCTCGTCATAGCAATCCTGGCAGCCTCAATCTGCCTCGAAGTGATCCAACCGCATTCAGTTGCCTGCAGTCCAAAATCTCCAAAATTGAGGGCGCAGCCTCTAAAGGGTTTTCCGGTCATTCTCCCCTTCATCTGCTTTCTGTATTTTACTTTCTTGGGCATTAACATTTTTATCTACACCTCAAGTATCTTTTCTTCTCTTTTTTCAAGAACTTCGCCCTTAAATATCCAGACCTTAACACCGATGATTCCGTAAGTTGTTTTAGCCTCGGCAAAACCGTAATCAATATCTGCTCTCAGGGTATGGAGAGGAACTCTTCCCTCCCTGTACCATTCAGTTCTGGACATTTCGTGCCCACCCAGTCTACCGGCACAAGAGATTTTAATACCCTTTGCACCAAGTTTCATAGCAGAGGTTACGGACTTCTTCATGGCTCTCCTATGGTGAACTCGTCTCTCCATTTGAAGGGCTACATTCTCGGCCACAAGCTGAGCATCAATTTCAGCTTTTCTAACCTCATTTATGTTAATAAAAATTTCCTTATCGGTAAAATGCTTGATTTCATTCCTGAGTGCATCGATTTCAGATCCTTTCTTACCAATAACAAGACCCGGACGAGCACTATGAATGTTAACTCTCATTTTGTTAGCCGTTCTTTCAATTTCAATCCTAGAAACGCCGGCATGATTAAGTTTCTTTTTAAGGAAGGTTCTGATTTTCAGATCCTCATGAATCAAATTAGAATAACCTTTTTTGGCATACCATCTGGAATCCCAATCCTTAATTACTCCCAGTCTAAAACCGACAGGATTTACTTTCTGCCCCAAATCTAACCTCCTATTCTACCGCTTCAGCGAGGACAACAGTGATATGACTAGTCCTCTTCAATATCTGAGTTGCTCTACCCATTGCTCTTGGCATAAATCTTTTTATCGTTGGACCTTCATTAACAAATGTACTCTTGACAAAGAGCTTGTCGGGATCATTTACACCCTGCTGCTCAGCATTAGCCACTGCAGATCTGACGATCTTAGAAACCATGGGCGCTGCTTTTTTATCAGTGAAACTCAATGTCCTTAATACTTCACCAACTTCCTTCCCTCTAATCGTGTTAACTATGAGCCTTGCCTTTCTCGGCGAAATCCTCGCATACCTTAAAACTGCTTTTGCTTCCATCATCCTGGCTCCGATACCCTATTTCATTTTCGCCTTTTTACCGCCAATATGACCGTAAAAAGTTCTTGTTGATGCAAATTCGCCAAGCTTGTGACCAACCATATTCTCCGTAATATAAACGGGTACGAACTTCTTTCCGTTATGAACAGCGAATGTTATACCAATAAAATCAGGCGTTATAGTTGATCTTCTTGACCAAGTCTTAATCATCTGCTTGCTGCCGCTTTCCTGTGCCGACGCCACTTTCCGAAGAAGGCTATCTTCAACATAGGGTCCTTTTTTAATTGATCGCGCCACTGCTATCTCCTTATAAAGCTATTTCTTACGCTTTCTTACAATAAATCTATCTGAACGACTATTACTTCTCGTCTTGTAACCTTTCGTCGGTACACCCCAGGGTGAAACTGGATGACGTCCACCGGAAGACTTACCCTCCCCACCACCATGCGGATGATCAACGGGGTTCATGGCAACCCCTCTTACCGTAGGCCTTACACCTAACCATCTCTTTCTGCCGGCCTTTCCAAGGCTGACATTTGAATGATCACTATTGCCTACTTCGCCGACCGTCGCATAACAATCTTCCAGAATCATCCTCACTTCTGTTGATGGCAATCTAACCTGTGCATAACGGCCATCTTTGGCCATTAATTGTGCCGAATTCCCCGCACTTCTTACTATTTGCCCACCCTTGCCTCTCTTCATTTCTATATTATGTATAAGCGTGCCAAGAGGAATATTCTTTATTGGAAGCGCATTACCAGGCTTAATATCAGCATCAGGGCCGGACACTACAGTATCTCCAATGTTGATATCCTTAGGTGCCAGGATATACCTTTTTTCACCGTCAGCATAATGAAGCAACGCGATACGCGCCGTTCTGTTGGGATCGTACTCTATCGAAGCCACAGTGGAAGGAATTCCTTCTTTATCTCTTTTAAAATCAATTACTCTATAGCGTCTCTTATGTCCGCCACCGGCATGTCTTCTCGTAATCCTGCCGTCAGAATTTCTGCCACCCGTTTTTTTAAGTTTCTCAACGAGCCCTTTTTCAGGTTTTGTCCTGCTCACCTCATCAAAAGTGAGACAACTCTTATGCCTTACTCCAGGTGATGTTGGTTTATATAGTTTTAGAGCCATTTTAACTCATATCCTCCTAAATTACACACCCTCGAAAATTTCGATGCTTTCGCCTGCCTTAAGTGCGACGTATGCCTTTTTCCAATTGGATCTCTTTCCCATCACGGAACGGCTGCGTTTTCTTTTTCCGGCAACCTGTACTGTTCTAACACTATCCACTTTTACTTTAAAGACAGTTTCAACAGACTTTTTAATTTCGCATTTATTAGCATCCCGATCAACAACAAAGGAAACAACATTTCCCGCCTCTTTCGCTATTGTCGTTTTTTCTGTAATGATCGGGCTTTTTAATATGTGACCGTAGCTTTTCATCAGCCTAACACCTCTTCAATCTTGCCGACCGATTCCTTCGTCATAAAGAGCTTATCATGTTTAAGCAAATCATAAACATTGATCCCTTCGCTCTTCATAACCTTAAAACCTCTTACGTTCCTTGAAGAAAGATCGACATTTCTATTTTCTTCGTCTAATACGATAAGAGCCCTCTCTGCCTCAAAAGTCTTCATAACCTGCACAAACTCTTTCGTCTTGCTATGCGTTAATTCGAATTTATCAAGAACCACCAGCATACCGTCTTTTAATTTCATTGACAACGCTGACCTGAGTGCAGCTCTTTTCGTTTTTTTGTTAATACCTAGATTGAAAGTCTTGGCCTGAGGACCGAATGCAGTCCCTCCACCGACCCAAATGGGTGAACTTGATGTACCTGCACGAGCTCTTCCCGTGCCCTTTTGTTTCCAGGGCTTGGCCCCGCCGCCTCTTACATGGGAACGACCTTTTGTCTGCGCATTGCCGCCTCTCCTGTTCATCAGTTGCAGCCTGACTACAGAATGCATAATTTCCGGCCTCACATCAGAGTCAAAAACTTTTGCAGACAATTCAATATTGCCGATTTTTTTATTATTCAGATCTACTACATCTATAGAAGCCATGGATTATCCCTTTTTAACAGCCTTTTTAATTACAAGCAATCCTTTGTTGTGACCCGGCACAGCACCTTTTATAAGAAGGATATTTTCTTCCGCTCTAACTTTTGCAATAGAGAGATTTTGAACGGTGACCCGTTCGCCACCCATCCTGCCTGCCATTTTCTTACCTTTAAAGACCCTTGAAGGAGTTGCTGAACACCCAATGGAACCAGGCTTTCTGTGGATCTTCTCAGCGCCATGACTGGCACGAGCGCCACCGAACCCCCAGCGCTTCATGACACCAGCCATTCCCTTACCTTTACTGGTACCGGTAACATCAACAACATCACCATCAGAAAAAATATCAACAGTAATGTTCTGACCAATTTCGAAACCGTCAACATCTTCCACTCTTAATTCCCTAAGGTACCTTTGGGGAGCCACCTTTGTCTTGTTAAAGTGACCTTTTTCCGGCTTACCGACCAGGTTAGAACGTTTTTCAAGAAATCCCAGCTGAACCGCACTGTAGCCATCGTTCTCTACATTTTTTTTCTGAACGACTGCACAGGGTCCGGCCTCTACAACAGTCACAGGAACCAACTCGCCATCGTCCGTTATAATCTGGGTCATTCCCAGTTTTCTTCCAATAATGCCTTCCTTCATTGCTTTAGCTCCGATTGAAACCTTTTCTCTTTAAGGATTTAGCTTAATTTCTACATCAACGCCAGCAGACAAATCGAGCTTCATTAAGGCATCAACCGTATGCTGTGTCGGCTCAAGAATATCGAGAAGCCTCTTGTGAGTCCTGATCTCGAATTGCTCTCTAGACTTCTTGTCTATGAATGGAGAACGGTTAACACAATACTTATTGATTTCTGTTGGCAGCGGAATGGGGCCGGCAATTTTAGCACCCGTTCTTTTCGCCGTATCTACTATTTCCACAACAGATTGATCTAAAAGCTTATAATCATAAGCTCTCAGCCTGATTCTAATTTTCTGGCTCTCCATTTCTATCCCTTCACCTTACTCAATAATCTCGCTTACAACACCGGCGCCGACCGTTCTACCGCCTTCCCTGATAGCAAATCTCAATTCTTTATCCATCGCAATGGGGGTAATCAGTACCACCTCTACCGATACGTTGTCACCTGGCATTACCATCTCAACGCCGTCAGGAAGCGTTACCACACCGGTAACGTCAGTTGTTCTGAAGTAGAACTGAGGCCTGTAACCGTTAAAAAACGGGGTATGCCTCCCACCCTCTTCCTTCGTTAGAATATAGGCTTCTCCCTTGAATTTGGTATGAGGCGTAATGCTGCCGGGCTTGGCCAGAACCTGTCCTCTTTCTACCTCTTCGCGCTTGACGCCTCTGATCAGTGCACCGATATTATCACCGGCTTCACCACGGTCAAGAAGTTTTCTAAACATCTCAACACCGGTAACAACTGTCTTCTGTGTCTCCTTCATCCCCACAATCTCAACTTCTTCATTCACGTTGATAACACCGCTCTCAACTCTTCCCGTCACAACGGTACCCCTGCCGGAAATACTGAACACATCTTCAACAGGCATGAGGAAGGGCTTGTCTATATCACGCTCAGGCTGAGGAATATAGCTGTCCACGTTTGCCATCAAATCAAGTATAGGCTTGCACTTGGGGCAATCTTCCTTGCCGCAGCCACATTCGAGCGCCTGAAGGGCGCTGCCCGCTACCACAGGAATATCATCACCCGGGAATTCATACTTGCTTAGAAGTTCTCTTACCTCTAGCTCAACGAGTTCCATCAGCTCCTCATCATCAACCATATCCGCCTTATTTAGGAATACGGTGATTGCCGGAACGCCGACCTGCCTTGCCAGCAGAATATGCTCTCTTGTCTGCGGCATGGGTCCGTCTGCTGCACTTACAACCAGAATCGCTCCGTCCATCTGGGCCGCACCGGTTATCATGTTCTTTACATAGTCGGCATGTCCGGGACAATCGACATGGGCATAATGTCTGTCAGACGTCTCATACTCAACATGAGCCGTTGCTATCGTTATCCCCCTCTCCCTTTCTTCAGGGGCATTATCTATCTGGTCATACCCTTTAAATTCTGCTCCGCCACCGGCTGACAATACACGCGTAATTGCCGCCGTTAATGTTGTCTTTCCATGGTCAACGTGACCAATGGTTCCCACGTTACAATGGGGCTTCGTCCTCTCAAACTTTTCCTTAGCCATCTATCAAGTACCTCCTAAAGATATACCTTGTTTACTAACCCTTTGCCTTTGCTGCAATCTCGTCAGCAATACTTCCGGGAACCTGTTCATAATGATCGAACTGCATAGTGTAAGTCGCCCTACCCTGTGTTGCAGACCTTAAATCTGTTGAATAACCGAACATTTCAGCGAGTGGAACCTGAGACTTTACAGCCTGCATACCGCCCCTTGCCTCCATAGACTGAATCCTGCCACGCCTGGAATTAAGATCCCCTATAACGTCACCCATAAAATCTTCGGGAACAATAACCTCTACATCCATAATCGGCTCAAGAAGAACGGGACCCGCCTTGACGGCACCCTCCTTAAACCCCATAGAACCGGCAATCTTAAATGCCATTTCAGATGAATCCACATCATGATAAGATCCATCATAAAGAGTGACCTTAACATCAACAACGGGGTAACCGGCTTTAACACCGTTTTCCAAAGCACCTTCAACACCCTTACCGACGGCAGGGATATATTCGGCAGGAACGACACCACCCTTAATCTTATTAACAAACTCAAAGCCGCCACCAGCTTCATTGGGTTCTATCCTAAGCCACACATGGCCGTATTGTCCACGACCACCGGACTGCCTGACAAACTTGCCTTCGGCATCAACCGACTTGGTTATAGTCTCCCGATAGGCTACCTGAGGCTTACCAACATTAGCCTCAACCTTAAACTCTCTCAACATACGGTCAACAATAATCTCAAGATGAAGCTCACCCATCCCCGATATAATTGTTTGGCCCGTCTCCTCGTCGGTTTTCACCCTGAAGGAGGGATCCTCTTTAGCCAACTTACCGAGCGCAATACCCATCTTTTCCTGATCAGCCTTGGTTTTAGGCTCAATAGCGATAGAAATAACAGGCTCTGGAAATTCCATTGACTCAAGAATGACCGGTTTATTCTCATCACAAAGCGTATCACCTGTTGTAGAAAGCTTCAGACCAACAGCTGCTGCAATATCACCGGCAGAGACCGACTTAACCTCTTCCCTCTTATTGGCGTGCATTTTAACGATTCTACCCACCCGTTCCTTCTTGCCCCTAGTCGAGTTAAATATATGAGATCCCGCATCAACCGTACCGGAGTAAACCCTGAAGAAGGTCAAATTCCCAACGAAGGGATCATTAGCAATCTTAAATGCAAGCGCGGAAAAAGGCTCAGAAGGATCCGCCTTACGTACGCCAACTTCTTCAGTACCAGGCACAACACCTTCCATAGGCGGAATATCAAGAGGTGACGGGAGGTAATCAACAACAGCATCAAGCAACTGCTGAACACCCTTATTTTTAAATGCTGAGCCACAGAGGACAGGAACAATCTTAAAGTCCAAAGTAGCGCTCCTTATTCCAGCGATAAGCTCTTCCTGAGATACTTCTTCTCCCTCGAGATATTTTTCCATTAAAGCATCATCAGACTCTGCTACCGCCTCAACGAGCATCTCTCTATACTCGTGAGCCTGCTCCTTCAAATCATCGGGAATATCTACTTCCGTATAGGTCATCCCCATCGTTTTTTCATCATAGGAAATAGCTTTCATCTTCACAAGATCCACAACACCGGAAAACTCCTCTTCAGCACCTACCGGTATCTGGAGCGCAACAGGATTGGCATTCAAACGATCCTTGATCATATCCACGCCATTAAAGAAATTGGCGCCCACCCTATCCATCTTATTTACAAAAGCAATCCTTGGCACCTTATACTTATCAGCCTGGCGCCATACCGTCTCTGACTGGGGCTCAACACCCGACACGGAACAGAAAACGGCCACCGCTCCATCCAGAACACGAAGAGACCTCTCAACCTCAATCGTAAAATCAACGTGCCCCGGTGTATCAATTATGTTAATCCTGTGATCTCTCCAGGAACAAGTTGTTGCAGCAGAGGTAATGGTAATCCCCCTCTCCTGCTCCTGCTCCATCCAGTCCATCGTAGCTGCGCCATCATGAACCTCACCGATCTTATAAGAAACACCGGTATAATAGAGAATACGCTCTGTAGTTGTTGTCTTACCGGCATCAATATGGGCCATAATACCGATATTTCTTGTAGTCTTTAATATACTCAACGTTAAACCCCTAAATTAAAATCTACCACCGATAGTGGGCAAATGCCTTATTTGCCTCAGCCATCCTATGGGTATCTTCCTTCTTCTTAAAAGCCCCACCCCTGCCATTGGCGGCGTCAAGGATTTCACCGGCCAGGCGCTCTCTCATGGTCTTTTCAGAACGATCCCTGGCATAACCAACAAGCCACTTCATGCCGAGGGCCGAACGCCTTGAAGGCCTGACCTCTACGGGCACTTGATAGGTTGCACCACCAACCCTTCTGGACTTCACCTCAACAGAAGGCCTTACATTCTCTATGGCCTTCTTAAAAACCTGAAGAGCATCTTCCTTTGCCCTCTCTTCCAGAATATCAAAAGCGCTATAGAGAATCTTTTCAGCAACACTCTTTTTCCCATCCAGCATCAGACGACAGACAAATTTGGAAACAACCTTGTCACCATACTTAGGATCGGGTAAAACATCTCTTTTCGGTATTTCTCGTCTTCTCGACATACTCTCCTCACAAACCAGACTTCTTTAACTTACTTCGGCTTCTTAGCTCCATACTTGGACCTGCCCTGCTTTCTATCCTGAACACCGGCAGTATCCAAAACGCCCCTAATCATATGATACCTTACACCAGGAAGGTCTTTAACCCTCCCACCCCTAATAACAACAACAGAGTGCTCCTGAAGGTTATGACCAACACCCGGAATATAAGAAGTAACCTCCATCCCGTTAGTAAGCCTCACCCTGGCAACCTTCCTAAGGGCCGAATTTGGCTTTTTAGGGGTTGTCGTGTAGACCCTGACACAGACACCTCTCTTTTGGGGGCACTGGTCAAGAGCAGGTGCTTTTTCTTTCTTTTTTAAGGTCTTACGACCCTTTCTAACAAGCTGATTTATAGTTGGCATTTAAATTTCTCCTCAAAATAACTACCCAACTGAGGGTTAAATCGTGATTCAATACAAAGTCCCCCAATATATACAATGAGACGCTGGATGTCAAGCATAATATGCAATCTTTTTATTTGAAAATTAAATTTTCAAAAGGAATATCATGCAACATCCTGAGCAGCATTTTCTTCAACTAGCGGCTCTTCTTCTACTTCACCTTCAATAGAAAGGTCTCTGTATCGGGGAAGGCCTGTTCCAGCCGGTACAAGCTTACCCATGATGACATTTTCCTTGAGGCCGCTAAGGTAGTCAGCCTTGCCTTCAATAGCGGCCTGCGTGAGTACCTTGGTCGTCTCCTGAAAAGAAGCTGCAGAGATGAAACTGTCCGTACTAAGTGATGCCTTTGTAATCCCAAGAAGAAGCGGTTCGGCTGTAGCCGGTGTTCCACCTTCTTCCATGATTTTTTCATTCCCGTCCCTGAACCTGACCTTCTCTACCTCATCGCCGGGGAGGAAGTCCGTATCTCCTGCATCAACAATCCTGACTCTTCTAAGCATCTGTCTGACAATAACCTCAATATGCTTATCATTGATGCCTACTCCCTGGAGGCGATAGACCTCCTGGACTTCATCGACAAGATACTTGGCAAGCTCTTTATCGCCTCTGATACGAAGAATATCATGCGGATCGATAGCCCCATCCATGAGGGATTCACCGGCCTTGATGCGATCCCCGTCATGAACACTGATATGTTTACCTTTAGGAATAAGGTATTCCTTAACATCACCTACGTCAGGAGTAACAAGAACCTGTCTTTTCCCCTTTGTATCCTTTCCAAAAGAAACGACACCATCAATTTCAGAAACAATGGCCATTTCCTTGGGCCTTCTCGCTTCAAAAAGCTCAGCAACCCTCGGAAGACCACCGGTAATGTCCTTGGTCTTCGTCGTTTCTCTCGGTATCTTGGCCAGAATATCACCTGCATCGAGCACATCACCTTCACTAACGATAATGTTAGCGCCAACAGGCATCTGATAGCGACCCGCCGTTTTCCCGGCTTCATCCTTAATGGATACCCTGGGCCTCAGTTCGGCTTCCTTACATTCGACAATAATCTTCCTTGAAAGTCCGGTAACTTCATCAACCTGTT
It includes:
- the fusA gene encoding elongation factor G produces the protein MSILKTTRNIGIMAHIDAGKTTTTERILYYTGVSYKIGEVHDGAATMDWMEQEQERGITITSAATTCSWRDHRINIIDTPGHVDFTIEVERSLRVLDGAVAVFCSVSGVEPQSETVWRQADKYKVPRIAFVNKMDRVGANFFNGVDMIKDRLNANPVALQIPVGAEEEFSGVVDLVKMKAISYDEKTMGMTYTEVDIPDDLKEQAHEYREMLVEAVAESDDALMEKYLEGEEVSQEELIAGIRSATLDFKIVPVLCGSAFKNKGVQQLLDAVVDYLPSPLDIPPMEGVVPGTEEVGVRKADPSEPFSALAFKIANDPFVGNLTFFRVYSGTVDAGSHIFNSTRGKKERVGRIVKMHANKREEVKSVSAGDIAAAVGLKLSTTGDTLCDENKPVILESMEFPEPVISIAIEPKTKADQEKMGIALGKLAKEDPSFRVKTDEETGQTIISGMGELHLEIIVDRMLREFKVEANVGKPQVAYRETITKSVDAEGKFVRQSGGRGQYGHVWLRIEPNEAGGGFEFVNKIKGGVVPAEYIPAVGKGVEGALENGVKAGYPVVDVKVTLYDGSYHDVDSSEMAFKIAGSMGFKEGAVKAGPVLLEPIMDVEVIVPEDFMGDVIGDLNSRRGRIQSMEARGGMQAVKSQVPLAEMFGYSTDLRSATQGRATYTMQFDHYEQVPGSIADEIAAKAKG
- the rpsG gene encoding 30S ribosomal protein S7, with the translated sequence MSRRREIPKRDVLPDPKYGDKVVSKFVCRLMLDGKKSVAEKILYSAFDILEERAKEDALQVFKKAIENVRPSVEVKSRRVGGATYQVPVEVRPSRRSALGMKWLVGYARDRSEKTMRERLAGEILDAANGRGGAFKKKEDTHRMAEANKAFAHYRW
- the rpsL gene encoding 30S ribosomal protein S12 — encoded protein: MPTINQLVRKGRKTLKKKEKAPALDQCPQKRGVCVRVYTTTPKKPNSALRKVARVRLTNGMEVTSYIPGVGHNLQEHSVVVIRGGRVKDLPGVRYHMIRGVLDTAGVQDRKQGRSKYGAKKPK